DNA from Quercus lobata isolate SW786 chromosome 1, ValleyOak3.0 Primary Assembly, whole genome shotgun sequence:
AGTGGGCCATTGGGATGCATTGGATGTTTGCAATGGGCTGCTAGGTGGGTTTGTTGCAATCACATCGGGCTGCTCGGTTGTTGAGCCATGGGCTGCCATTGTGTGCGGGTTTGTCGCTGCATGGGTCTTGATTGGGCTCAATATCTTGGCCCTAAAACTGAAATTTGATGACCCGTTGGAGGCAACCCAGTTGCATGGTGGTTGTGGTGCTTGGGGTTTGATATTTACAGGGTTGTTCGCTAAAGAAGAATTTGTGATTCAAGCATATGATTCAGGCGAGTCAGGCGTGGTGAGGCCCTTTGGTCTTTTTATGGGTGGAGGTTGGGGTTTGATTGGAGCCCAAGCGATAGAGGTTTTGGTGATTGTGGGCTGGGTAAGTTTGACAATGGGACCTCTATTTTATGGCCTACACAAGCTTGGGATTTTGAGAATCTCTCCTGAGGAGGAAATTGCAGGCCTTGACATATCTAGACATGGAGGCTATGCCTATGCTCACCAAGAAGAAGACCAACCTCGCTTCTATGCAGATTACATACGTGTACAAAATTGATGATTCCCAACCAAATGGCATTTTTCATTTGCATGTTAGTATGTTACACATATCTTTATTCGATTCTCATAGGTTTGTGATATGTCATGAGCTTCATGAATTTGAATTTGCTCTTCAAGGAACTCTcctgaaaatttcaaaagctTGCTGAACAATTGTTTAATAGTGCCGACCGTCTCTCATTTTccaactcaaattttttttttcacacttttgTTGATCCATGCTATGGATTGATTCTATACTTTACTGTTGAGAAAGTCTGTACAGTTGTACACCAAATAGATCGCTGAAAAATCACAAACCATCTCTTGCATAAAAGGGCCTAGTGAAGTGTGATAAAGATAAAGGAGTACAGTCAACAGGCGGAAGGGGCTGAGAACATTGGCCTACCAAAATCAGGCCCCAAACACAAATGGAAAAAAGTAGCCTAGGGTGAACTTCACATGACTTTGGACCAACATGATGGGCCACTAAGTGGTAAAAGGAACCTTCTTGATGGCCCAATTGCTATAGAACTGAACCGGGTGAGCAAGAGACAAGCTTTCAAGCATGTCAATGATATAGCTTAATTTATTGGAGACCCCAGAACAATGATGGCAGCCATGGCTGCTCAGCAGTCCTGCACTCCTGCTGACAGCAATAAGTGTCATTTGTTGGAACTGTAGGGGGCTTTGGAACCCCCGGGCAGTTACAACTATGGGATGGCTATCAGAGCTAAACAACCTAAAGTTCACTGGTGGAAGCTTGGATTTTTGAACTAATAACCCAAGTCTGTTTTGTTGGATTTCAGCTGGTTCGTAAGGGTTCTATTTCATATCTACTGTTGACCAATTATGGAAAATCACCTCAACTGACCAACCCTGTAAAGCAAACCAGAACATCGCTTCAAATCTTGCTGCCTATGCTTTCTTGTGAGGCTAAGGATCTTGCAATGAAACAAATGGGTGAAAGAGCAGACCCAATTAAAACTAATTTAAgagagtttttttaaaaaaaaaaaaaaaaaaactaagagaaattTAGGAATCAATATCACCTGCTTGAAGCCAATAAAACAATGGCCTAATGGCGGAAAAATCAGTATGTTTGTCAAAAGAACATGTACAGCCAGGTTTATTATATACAGAGTTTCCAAAATCTATGCTCTCACCTAACATGAGGATTATAGGGAACTAAAACATGATCTGGAACAATAAGGGGCAATTTATTTATGTACATGAACAGCCTCCTACGATTCTCCTTCAAAATTGAAGATAAATCAACAACATCAGACTTATCTGTGTAGATCCAAAGGTCACTGGAGTTTACTCTTTTAAGGCTATCTCGACAGAAGGGACATGACTGAGACCGCCCATGCCTAAGGCAAACAGCAAGAATATGAAATCAGATCCTGCTATATGTTAGTAAAGGCAGAAACAAGTTATGAGCCTagtcaaattcaaattcatcaTATGGATATGTTAGTAAAGGCAGAAACAAGTTACGAgcctaattaaattcaaattcatcaTATGGATTGTTAACCCATACGAATTCTCCAAGTTTCCTCATATATAATTGACAAGTAGGGGAGACAATTTGTTTTATTGGTCTGTCAAGATAGCATATTTGATTACATGAATCAACCCAAACATAACTCATTTAATAATTGTATCAAAACCCCTCAAACCTAACATGACCTGTTTAACAAACAAGTTGACACAACACAACCCACATAACATGCTTAATAAACAGATCATGTTGGGTTGATATAGACATGACCCATTTTGACCCGTTCAATAAACAGTATGTTGGGTTGAAACGAATGTAACCCattataattcatttaaataaaaaatgacccaaaatgattaacatatttttatgttttatatgcGGCACATAAATCATAATAgttataaacaaataagtttCATACAAATTCTATTTCATGATAATATCAATTGaagtaataataacaataaagtttcatccaaatttaaaaatacacaTTATAAGAGCATTCACTTCAAATGTAAAATAGAGAAAGTGGCCAATTTTGGACTTTTGGCCCCAAAATTCTCCCACATAAGTTAGGCTAAAATTGAGTTGAGAGAGAATATGAGGGAGATGAGTgaatttttaagagagagagaaggtgaCTTTGTGTGGATGGaagaaatgagaaagagagagatgatgACTGGTTGTGGTTTGGGATGAGAGAGAGCTTAGAGAAGAGAGACTTGAGAGGAGGACATTGATGAGAGAGGCTAGAGGCTAGATAAAAAGAGAGtagatgaaattaataataaaaaaaagaatgagaaattattatttaaataaaataaagtatagAATAGATAGACTGGTGTGgatggttttaaaaaatggttgtgtaaaatagaaaaagtaggtttttatgctaaaaataGACTATAATTTTTGCATGGATTAATGCGAATGCtctaaaaagagtaaaattgaatgagtgttttttttttttttttggttttagtaAAAGGTTTAAGGACTTTAGAGTTTCAATGAAGAATTTACCAAGACAACTATTAAAAATCTTTTAATAACTTAATtccatattaaaaattttaaattatgttagataaaaaatgacatttaatTATATGGGTTACATGGGTTTGTGTCAAATGAGTTAAACAGTCTTGACACGAATAATGAACCAGGTCAGGTTAATGCCTCATCCAATGTAGCACAACTTCAGTTCTTGCAGGCTGTCGTGAATGACTCCTGAAGGATGGAAATAAAATTGGACCTTTGTAGCAGAGTTtctctaataaaatttttcaagaaagAGACCAAAGGAAGgccaaaaacttaaattttcaatgGGACACTACATGATTATATTTtaactttgtgtgtgtgtgtgttttttggtCACTAAAAGCGGTGGTTATATACATAATCATTAGATGTAATATATGATGTGTTCAGAGAAGGAAAACAGAAAGCTTACCAATCCTGATAACACTTCCAACACAAAGAATGGTTGCAATTAGGCAAAACAACCTTGCTATTCACCTCCATGCAAATGCCACACTCCTCTTCTCTTTCTATGTCAATTTCAGAGAGTTTTCCTTTTTCCAACTCATCCTTCTTTTTGTATCTGAGATTACATGTCTCTTTCTGCTTCCGGTCCTCCAAATCTGTGACGCCTCTTTGAAGTTGCAAGAAAGATGGAAATATCACCgctgtttaaaaataaataaataaataaaaacaaaaaatcccaactcataatattattattttttcttttctctgtagATAAGTTGCAGCAATGTTAAAAATTGATCcacaaaaaataatcatttctCCTTCATTGAATCTCACTCACCATAAAACTCTCTAATACTTGCTTTCCTTTCATAAACAGACATGGTCGTCTTGCCATCTGCATAGGTCTGCACCAATCCATCACATTGCCACGCCCAATAAGTAAGTCATTATAAAATTACTACATTGTTGAAGGGGATGGGATGCAAATTAAACCACAGAAACAATTACAaggacaagagagagagagagagagagagatctcaTATAAATCTGAAAGCAGAAACTAACAGAATCGAAGAGTATTAATAGGAGAGAGACGTACCATATAAATAAGAATTCTAAGCAAACCAAGTACACAAGCAAGGTGACAATCAGTCCATTGaacaagaaatagaaaaaggtgAGCCACTGGACTGTAGGACAGTCTCATCTGAATACGTGCTCCATCATTCTCCCTTGGAAAATCTAAAGCCCTGAAAAAACAAGAGAGGAAAAAAGGCAGCAAAGCACAGGATTAACAAATGTACAGAAATGATCATATAATCAAAGTGATATAGAATCAGCGCACACACATAAAATATAACCGGTAGACATTTTATTCCACAACTTAGCCCAATCAACAAAGCCATTCTCCAAACTAATTAAGATGTTAAAAAAGTTTATTTCTAGAGAGTCCTTTATCCCATACCAACAATTACAGAAAAGGAAAGTGTTGAAATATTGCATATGATTTGaaggagaaagaggaagaagatcaTTTGCTTGAATATTCAactaacattaaaaaaaatcaacaaattccTAGGAGAGTCATACACCTAATGGACCATTATGAACCCAAGCTAAAGTTCTGGACACGGGTAGAAGCAGGACAGTGGTAGAATTTACTGTAAACAACTCTTAATAGAATTACAGAAAATCACTATTTTAGCAAGCCATTTATCTATCTGCTCTAACCACAGTTTCAAAAAATGCAGTATCTGTTTCATTCATGCCTCCAGCATGTTACTCCATCCTAGTGCTGCTACAACAAGcctttaaaattatacatgaaaTTAGCCTCTAATCATTCAAACTGTCTTGACACTCTATTGACATTCTAACAAGAAGTATGAATCCAAGGTCATTTAGAGCATCGTAGATGCTAGCATTACAATAGTCCTATTGTAATGGTTAATCTCAAAATACATGCGAACCATTTAGAAAACTTCATTTGACTTTGTTAGGGGGTTTGGATTAAAATTAACATTGTAGCCACTTTTCAGTCTTCTCCAATCACAATATGGAATATTCCCACTTTATGCTTCAGCTTAAACATTAGATGATTTATATCAATGATAAACAAAAAAGCTGTTAGGAAACAGGAGACATAACCCAGGATTTATGGGATAAGAACAACAGAAAAGACAACGCACAAATGCAAACACCAGATTTTACAAggttacatatatatatatatatatatatatattgtcatcTTAGCTCAATCAACTAATCTTTCAATATAATTCTGCCATTTCAAAATTCATGATTACAAAACTTTGACTAAAGGAGTTGGGTTTGCAGTCAATCAAACAGAACCCTTTGCTATTCAGTTCTGCAGAAGGTACATGATATGAAGAGCAATGATACTCTGTGTACAAAGACTAGCATCATCTATAGGAATGTAGTAATGTCAATGAATTTGCCACGATTTATGTGCATAACCCAACTAGTTTAatgttccctttttttttaaagaatggaAATATGTGCCATCATGGTCTGAAACGATTACACTCAAAGTCAATAAATTTTCAGGTTCTTCATAAATTCCATGTCAAACATACATAGGATGATTACAATATATCCTCACATGAAGTTACATTTGAAAATTCGTAAAAGCAACAGAATCCAAAAAAGAATGAcactataaatttcatataaagaGGGTAATAAAAAACTTATCAATAAGTTCCTACTTCCTAGTCTGCTCTGTATTATTTAAGGTAAGaatattcctctctctctctctctctctctctctccaaatgtCCATAAAATGCAAAAAGGGAAAGTCCCCAAAAATCTCATTCTTCTCATGATGACCAAATCTCCCTTTCCATGTGGCAAATATATATCTTCTACTTCAAATAAAGTTTAAGATCAAAGACTAATAAAAGAACCACAATTCAATAGCCACATTGCATTGTTAAAGAAGATTATCCAACCCAATTCACCAGTCATCATACACGTGTAAAATCCATTCACAATAATTCTTTACTTTCTACTCAGGTAGTCAGGTTGTCAACTGTACTCTTTAGTTACCTAAAGGCAAAAACGCAGTGGTCCATCAAAAGAATGCTACTTGAGCAGCCTTGTCTTTTTCTCATTTCATAGAttataaaagccaaaaaaatatattatcattAAGTACAAAATACAAATGGGTCTACTCTGGTTCAGCGTGTCAAAAGGTAAAATATTTAAGTTTCAAGGAGGGCCCACAAATTGATCATTCAAAACAATGGGTTCATTCATCATTgtgaataaatttattttagaggAATTAAATAAACAGATCAAATTCCTTATCCGGTGCCATGTCTAACTCACAAGCATGGATAAtacttaaatacattcaattcattttaaaGGAATTAAatattctagaaaattaaaattttaaaataaaatttataatttataaataaataaataaataaaaagcctaGGCATTTCATGCTCAAGAATGCTATCACATAAACAgagctaataataataataatatatttttttaacacaaactTTTGAATGGAAATCAAACACTATTCAAGAAAAACAAACCGAGAAATCTTATACAAAGGGAGCTCAATTCAGAGGACTAAAAAGCGCTATAAATTTAAACGTCAAACGTAACAgttcaattttttatgtgaaGAATCTGAAAATTcatatcagagagagagagagagagagagagagttacagAGTATTGGCGTGCTGAATATCAGCTTCAAGCGCTTTCAGAGAATCCTTGAACGAAGACTTTCCCATGGCCGATTATATTTTCCCGGAGAAAAATTCCCATCCAACAAACAGAAAAATAGAAACGTAACCACCTTAAAATCAGAGAAAGATACACAAACACTCGTAGTTTTCGATGAATCCCTTCTCGTAAAAACAAAACCAGGACACTGCATTTCTCTTTACTACTCACTCATTTATATATCACTACTGGGAGGGGGATTAtttctaaattacaaatttaccctcaagtgtcttttttttttatttttatttttatttttttttttaaatttttgatagGATCACTCGTCTTAAATTAACTATTAAAGTTTGGATCCGGTTATTGAGTGGTGTTTTGGTCGACAATTTGACTAACTTAATTTAGGAATACGAGTAACTTTCAGTCAAATGagtatttatttttgggtgtgGATAATAATAGTTATCAAAATACATTAGATGAGGCTAATTGACAATTTGACAAATGTATAATTTAATGTATTTcttctccaatttttttatcacttaatTTTACTAATAATTGGTTTGAAATTTATTGGTGTATCCATAACCCTCCAGTgttataattattacattaaaaaaaaaaaacttttactaatttataaactattaaattattagaaaaaaaatctcaagaaaTTCGTTTAATGATTCCTAAAATCTTATGATATCATAAAATACTTGCTTCGAAACCTTATGCTAGTAATTAAATTTGTGAGAAAGTAGAATATCACGTCTCGTTTGGTATTGTTgcttaaataatagttttccatatttaaacaacaacaacacttttgacatgtatattctaacataaattttcattttcataatactgaaaactgaacaataataaacaataatctTGCGCCAAAAGGTTGTGATTGGAGGAACCAACCACCAAGGAGTGAAGAGGCAAAGGAAGACGGGCAAGTGGGAAAGATTCGATTGGAGGTTTGAAAGTTTAAAAGTAGGATACATTGAAGCCGCCCGTAAAGAGAAAGCCAAAACCTGCTGGCGCGGCCCCTTGGTTTTGCAAATTCAAGGCTTTATCGTGAAAAGTCAATGTTGTCCCTTATCCACTATATACAAGTAACGTTATCTTTGATTGCTTTGCTGCAATATAATAATGTAGTATCTACTAGCATATAATAATggacattaataatatatagttatatacaGTAATATGTTAGGCTAAGCCTATTCAGGCCACAATAAGGTTCAAATATCTTTCCCTATAAGGGACAGGGTTTtaatcattaaaaattaatgtgCAAAGATTAAACCTAATAAATTTTGGATAAGGATTAAGTTCAACGGTGGAGACtattaatttttccaaatccCACCTAGTCCTAGAGCAATGAAAAGTTGGATAAGGATTAAGACAGTTTGTTCTCTTCACAATTTCTGTGTTTCAAAAGCATTTGTGTGCTTTTGATAAGTTCATTTGCTTAAAGGTAAGacataaagtaattttttaagcaaataGACTCATTTTAAGTAAATAAACTGATTAATTAACTTAAAGTCACCTTTTGCCTTGTCTTTAAGCAAATAACCTAATGGCTAGAAACAAGTTAGCCAATTTCacacaagaaaacaaaactcTTTACTGGTGAAGTTAACTGCAATAAATGGAAATGCAGCATTGATAATGTATTTATACTACAAGAATTATTGTCTACAATGTTAGTCGTTAGAGAAGGagtttggggaaaaaaaaaaaacattagtgGGGTGAAGGCCAATATTGGGCCCCCGCTATTACTCGTGTAATGTATGCagatgatattattttattctcaaaagCTTGTACGAAAGATGCTCTAGTCATTAGTGAGTGCTTGGACAAGTACTGTACATAGTTAAGCCAAATTAGAAACGGAAAAATCTGGCATATTTTTCTCCAAAGCCACCCAAACACAAAGTGGTAGAATCATTAAACAAACTATGCAAATGAAAACTCTTGGAAAAAGACTTAGTATACCTTGGAGCTCTTTTTGTTCATGCCTAAAGCACTTATAAAAGACTTCAAGTATCTACAAGGTAGACTTGAGACAAGATTAAGGGGTTGGAGAAGCAAAAGCCTATCTTGGGCCGATAGGTGCACCTTGATAAAATCAGTAGCTCAAACTATCCCAACATACTCCATGACTACTTTTGATATTCTTACAAAAATTTGTGATAATATAAATGCTCTGACTAGGAGATTTTGGTGGAAGTTGAAAAATCTTAATGGAAGGTACCTAGCATGGAGAGCTAGGGACAAATTATGCCAACAAAAAAGTAAGGGTAGTTTGGGATTCAAGAAATCCAAAGCAATGAATAAAGCTCTAGTTTCCAAATTGGCATGGATGGTGGTTTCCAAAAGGAATAACTTTTGCATGAGTGTTCTAAAATGTAAATATAAGAGCAACTGCATTATTCCGGCTAAATTTTTTCGTCTATTTTACACTAacaacctactttttctatttaacaagatcacttttacaaaacacccacattagAATATCTATTATATACTCTAAcctatttaaataatttttattattattttattaataaatatctctttcattaatatatatatatattttttttttccaccccACAAGTCCCAACcgtgcttctctctctctctctctctctcacatttatATCTCAAACCTAGATCGGCAGTAGTCGACAACAACCTGACGGCGGCAGATCGGTAGCAACCTAGTAGTGGCAGATCGATAGAACTTGGCGGTGGCAGATCGGCTGTAGATTAGTGGCAGATCGGTGGCAAATTCAATGGGTTTTCTGGTGGGTTTTTCATATGggtttttgttggatttttcaTATGGGTTTTCCGTTGTGTTGgatttagtttttattaattttggtttgggtttgtgatgaGTTTTTCTTCGAGTTTAGGTTGATTATGGTTGGCGGTGCTGGGTTGTGCCATTGTAGTGGTGGTGTTTGGCGGTGCTGAGTTGTGGTGATGTGGGTGGTGGTGCTGGGTCTGTGTGGTTGGTGGTGGGGGTTATCAGTTGCAGAGATTGAGttgaagagagagagtcagGGGAAGAGAGAATGTGAGGGGAgagaaataatattaaaataatgtatagaTAAGCTACAGTAATCGTGCATATATGCATAGTTAGAACAACCACATCAGTCCATGGATAatcttgcaaaatacaaaaaacagctctttttacacattttgaccaaaaaaacacctacatcagtggatgtaaaattgtgcataaatatacaagagctacagtaaccgtgcatatatacacAATTACTGTAGCTCTTCTatacattatttaaataatttctaattttgctccttttttttctctctctcttctccatctgCAAAACCAACGACCTCATCATCTGCTTCTTCCTTTGATACACGCACTCCCAcagacaaaatcaaaaatcaaccacaaaaataaaaaatcaaccacaaaatcaaccacagacaccacaaaaccaaacatacCCACACACGGACACACCAacggagacagagagagtggatCGGTGCTTGTGGTGGATTGACGTGCTTGGATCAGAGTTTCAGATCGGCATGCTTGGATCAAAGTGCTTGGATCGGAGTTTTAGATCGGCGCCGTGCTTGGATTGGAGTTTCAAATGGAAATTTTAGATCGGTGTTTGGATGGAAATTTCAAATTGGCGTTTgaatttcaaatgaaaatttcagCTTGGATCAGAGTTTCAGATCGACGCTGTGCTCCCTGCTTGGATCGAAATTTTAGAGAGGAGTTTGGAATAGAGAGGAGTTTCAGAGAGGAGTGAAAATGTTGGAATAGAGAGGAGTTTTAGAGAAGACTCTAGAATAGAGTCTCGTGA
Protein-coding regions in this window:
- the LOC115989534 gene encoding E3 ubiquitin-protein ligase AIRP2 is translated as MGKSSFKDSLKALEADIQHANTLALDFPRENDGARIQMRLSYSPVAHLFLFLVQWTDCHLACVLGLLRILIYMTYADGKTTMSVYERKASIREFYAVIFPSFLQLQRGVTDLEDRKQKETCNLRYKKKDELEKGKLSEIDIEREEECGICMEVNSKVVLPNCNHSLCWKCYQDWHGRSQSCPFCRDSLKRVNSSDLWIYTDKSDVVDLSSILKENRRRLFMYINKLPLIVPDHVLVPYNPHVR